The following are from one region of the Pseudorasbora parva isolate DD20220531a chromosome 12, ASM2467924v1, whole genome shotgun sequence genome:
- the prelid3b gene encoding PRELI domain containing protein 3B — protein sequence MKIWTSEHIFNHPWETVTQAAMQKYPNPMNPSVFGVDVLDRNVDQQGRLHSKRLLSTEWGLPSIVRSIIGNTRTCTYIQEHSVVDPKEKTFELQSTNITFTNMVSVDERLTYRPHPEDPEKTMLTQEAIISVKGVSLSSYLEGLMASTISANAGKGREAMEWVIRRLNTEIEELAITARGSLRTPMAAAVAEK from the exons ATGAAGATCTGGACGTCGGAGCACATTTTCAA CCATCCATGGGAAACCGTGACCCAGGCCGCCATGCAGAAGTACCCGAACCCAATGAACCCCAGTGTGTTTGGCGTGGACGTTTTGGACCGTAATGTGGACCAGCAGGGACGCCTGCACAGCAAACGGCTGCTCAGCACAGAGTGGGGTCTGCCGTCCATCGTTAGATCG ATAATTGGCAACACACGGACATGTACGTACATCCAGGAGCACTCCGTAGTCGATCCCAAAGAGAAAACCTTTGAGCTTCAGTCGACTAAT ATCACTTTCACTAACATGGTGTCTGTGGACGAGCGGCTCACGTACCGACCGCACCCGGAGGACCCAGAGAA GACGATGCTTACCCAGGAGGCCATCATCTCTGTGAAAGGCGTCAGTCTGAGCAGTTATTTGGAGGGACTCATGGCATCCACCATCTCAGCCAATGCTGGAAAG GGTCGAGAGGCGATGGAGTGGGTGATCCGACGGCTGAATACGGAGATCGAGGAGCTGGCCATTACAGCCAGAGGAAGCCTGAGGACGCCAATGGCCGCCGCCGTCGCGGAGAAATGA